The Spirosoma foliorum genome has a window encoding:
- the ubiE gene encoding bifunctional demethylmenaquinone methyltransferase/2-methoxy-6-polyprenyl-1,4-benzoquinol methylase UbiE, which translates to MAVVPYKDKDTSKREQVAEMFDSISPKYDLLNHVLSGGIDILWRKRAIRELRKAAAKPPKRILDIATGTGDFALEALALKPEKIVGMDISEGMLSVGRDKMKKRGVDQIIEMRMGDSEGLPLPDNDFDAVIVAFGVRNFETLLKGLTDMYRVTRPGGVCLVLEFSNPRQFPFKQLYSFYSRTILPLIGRVVSKDASAYTYLPESVQAFPDGPDFLRIYEKAGFTNTKWIPLTFGVASIYIGHKLA; encoded by the coding sequence ATGGCAGTCGTTCCTTACAAAGATAAAGACACCTCCAAGCGCGAACAGGTCGCCGAAATGTTCGATAGTATTTCACCTAAATATGACTTGTTGAATCATGTTTTGAGTGGCGGCATTGACATTCTCTGGCGTAAACGAGCCATACGCGAGCTGCGCAAAGCCGCAGCCAAGCCCCCTAAACGGATTCTGGATATTGCCACCGGCACCGGCGATTTTGCCCTGGAAGCTTTAGCACTTAAACCAGAAAAAATCGTGGGGATGGACATTTCGGAAGGCATGCTATCCGTTGGGCGCGACAAAATGAAAAAGCGGGGTGTTGATCAGATCATTGAAATGCGTATGGGCGATTCAGAAGGTTTACCCTTGCCAGACAATGATTTCGATGCTGTCATCGTTGCATTTGGTGTGCGCAACTTCGAAACATTGCTTAAAGGCTTAACCGACATGTATCGCGTAACGCGTCCGGGCGGTGTATGCCTGGTACTGGAGTTTTCGAATCCACGCCAATTTCCGTTTAAACAACTGTACAGTTTTTACTCCCGAACCATTCTCCCGCTCATCGGGCGCGTAGTCAGTAAAGATGCATCGGCCTATACCTACCTGCCCGAATCTGTGCAGGCTTTCCCCGATGGTCCCGATTTTCTGCGTATTTACGAAAAAGCAGGTTTTACAAACACTAAATGGATACCGCTCACCTTCGGCGTTGCGTCAATTTACATAGGCCACAAACTGGCTTAG
- a CDS encoding Gfo/Idh/MocA family protein — protein MNRTDFLKTSALAGASLITDPVQVRAFITRQPAKKYRTALVGTGWWGGNILLNAVQAGESKIVALCDVDTRQLQKTSDALSKLTSDKPKLYRDYREMLIAEKPEIVIVATPDHWHPLIAIAAMKAGAHVYVEKPISHTINEGKAMVRTARETGKICQVGMHRRVSPHNVSGREFIQSGKVGKIGMARAFVHYAGGAGQPTPDAEAPKEIDWNMWCGPAPLRAYNPAMHPRSWRNFLDYANGTLGDWGIHWMDQILWVTERNHPKKVYTTGGRAIKKDSTDAPDHQVSTFEFDDDFTAVWEHRTFGGNMAEKTHPQQAVGVYFYGTEGTFHMGWLDGWTFYPSDPKKPVIHQDAQLDKPDDQNIALLWANFLSSIKSNKLPVCDIEIGHRSTNMALLGMLSLKLGRSVEWDGKQIPNDPEANKLLSRAYRGEWQYPV, from the coding sequence ATGAACCGTACCGATTTTCTGAAAACATCCGCTCTGGCCGGGGCTTCACTCATTACCGATCCCGTTCAGGTTCGAGCGTTCATTACACGTCAGCCAGCTAAAAAATACCGCACGGCGTTGGTAGGAACAGGCTGGTGGGGTGGTAATATTCTGCTGAATGCTGTACAGGCGGGTGAGTCGAAAATCGTTGCACTTTGCGATGTGGATACACGCCAGCTTCAGAAAACCAGCGATGCACTAAGTAAGCTAACGTCTGATAAGCCCAAGCTCTACCGCGATTATCGCGAAATGCTGATTGCAGAAAAGCCCGAAATTGTAATCGTGGCCACTCCCGATCACTGGCACCCACTTATTGCCATTGCGGCCATGAAGGCGGGCGCACACGTGTATGTCGAAAAGCCCATTAGCCATACCATCAATGAAGGAAAGGCGATGGTACGAACAGCACGGGAAACGGGAAAAATTTGTCAGGTGGGTATGCACCGACGCGTGTCGCCCCACAATGTGTCGGGTCGAGAGTTTATTCAGTCTGGAAAGGTTGGGAAGATTGGTATGGCAAGGGCATTTGTGCATTATGCAGGTGGAGCTGGCCAACCAACTCCTGATGCCGAAGCGCCTAAAGAAATAGACTGGAACATGTGGTGCGGCCCTGCTCCGCTCCGCGCTTATAATCCAGCCATGCACCCACGGAGCTGGCGTAATTTCTTAGATTATGCCAACGGTACCCTTGGCGACTGGGGCATTCACTGGATGGATCAGATTTTATGGGTAACCGAACGAAATCATCCTAAAAAAGTCTACACAACAGGCGGTCGGGCCATCAAAAAGGACAGTACTGACGCACCTGACCACCAAGTGTCGACCTTTGAGTTTGATGACGACTTTACAGCTGTCTGGGAGCACCGAACCTTTGGTGGCAACATGGCAGAGAAAACGCATCCACAACAAGCTGTAGGGGTTTATTTCTACGGAACCGAAGGAACCTTCCATATGGGTTGGCTCGATGGCTGGACATTCTATCCGTCAGACCCGAAAAAGCCGGTTATTCATCAGGATGCCCAACTAGATAAACCCGATGATCAGAACATTGCGCTGCTATGGGCTAATTTCCTGAGTAGTATAAAAAGCAATAAACTACCGGTCTGCGACATTGAGATTGGTCATCGCTCAACGAATATGGCGCTTCTGGGTATGTTGTCGTTGAAACTTGGCCGCAGTGTTGAATGGGATGGTAAGCAGATTCCAAATGATCCGGAGGCAAATAAGCTGTTAAGTCGGGCCTACCGGGGCGAATGGCAATACCCTGTTTAA
- a CDS encoding ApeA N-terminal domain 1-containing protein: protein MTEEKSWLGEWSFEVEGIGELKLLGTLSYSPKEKFVLEASMESVSYDVIFNLQRINKISYIVGLDYKTQKNITLLDSILTGNHWSSSGGNSFKINPTLVIEGFYYDSTNELLFNSMSVKYSGLNQWLRILSEINTNIDDDDTLTLTYKRSKDIDCQIDEYLDLSIRFDYSTKQESSNETGFFLTENISTVFKSTQGELNLEIFSRYSEHLRRFLQILYYQPAFILNSTIEKNNPSETHSLYYDQVHKRFFNNYSAHLGYLSHYRELINFPDILAKWFAYRKSDDYTYITWVASKHLFINTPFSEEVFLENVRVLEVYHKARYPKSSKRQEKNTHLKERLIELLNILKTIVGQVDYDTFINDENDFIEVVMDNRNYLTHYGENSTTSTNILTVPQLYKYAVKSRIVLLSLLLHDIGIDAKKTFGNLTARHM, encoded by the coding sequence ATGACAGAAGAAAAGAGCTGGTTAGGGGAATGGAGTTTTGAAGTAGAAGGCATTGGTGAGCTAAAATTGTTAGGCACGCTTTCCTATTCACCTAAGGAAAAGTTTGTCTTAGAAGCATCAATGGAGTCCGTTTCTTATGACGTTATATTTAATTTACAGAGAATCAATAAAATAAGCTATATAGTTGGTCTAGATTATAAAACGCAAAAAAACATAACACTTTTAGATAGCATATTAACCGGTAATCACTGGTCGTCAAGCGGAGGTAACTCATTTAAAATAAATCCTACGCTTGTAATTGAGGGTTTCTACTATGACAGCACAAATGAATTACTGTTTAATTCTATGTCCGTAAAATATAGTGGGTTAAATCAATGGCTTCGAATATTAAGTGAAATTAACACCAATATTGACGATGACGATACACTTACTTTAACATATAAGCGCAGTAAAGATATTGATTGTCAAATAGATGAATATTTAGATTTATCTATTCGTTTTGATTATTCAACTAAACAAGAAAGCAGTAATGAAACTGGCTTCTTTCTCACAGAAAATATAAGTACAGTTTTTAAATCGACACAAGGCGAGCTTAATCTTGAAATATTTAGTCGATATAGTGAACATTTACGAAGATTCTTACAAATTCTATATTATCAACCTGCATTTATATTAAACAGCACCATTGAAAAAAATAATCCTAGTGAAACCCATTCATTGTATTATGATCAAGTTCATAAACGATTTTTCAATAACTACTCTGCTCACCTAGGCTATTTATCTCATTACCGAGAGTTGATTAATTTTCCTGATATACTAGCAAAATGGTTTGCTTATAGAAAGTCAGATGATTACACATATATTACATGGGTTGCCTCCAAACATCTATTTATTAATACACCCTTTTCGGAAGAAGTATTTCTAGAAAATGTCAGAGTTTTGGAAGTATACCATAAAGCTAGGTATCCCAAAAGCAGTAAGCGCCAAGAAAAAAATACACATCTAAAAGAAAGGCTCATTGAATTACTGAATATATTAAAAACGATAGTAGGCCAAGTAGACTACGATACATTCATAAACGACGAAAATGACTTCATAGAAGTCGTAATGGATAATAGGAATTATTTAACTCACTATGGTGAGAATTCGACAACCTCAACGAATATCTTGACTGTACCACAATTGTATAAATATGCAGTCAAATCAAGGATAGTACTCTTGTCGCTTCTTCTGCATGATATTGGTATAGATGCCAAAAAGACTTTTGGAAATCTAACTGCTCGACATATGTAG
- a CDS encoding patatin-like phospholipase family protein, producing MASTENRPFYLGLCMAGAISAGAYTAGVMDYLIEALDRWEQARNSKVHDPRIPKHRVILDSMTGASAGGMTAAIAAAALHDHIDPVNQKNGGYLNFKGKNKLYQAWVDLLADEMLPIMLDDDDLPEHGAASVLNSNFIDQIAQDMLEVKEPFPPRTYVAENLEICISMSNLTGFQEVIKFDNDSETHRTISDPEHEVDGRYISLNHRDFGHFIVSKQENKDGIIPIQFGDESNDGLRTLRDCAMATGAFPIGLRWRPVYREGKYLRLNRFINYRAPKAIFGLEDDKVYASVNVDGGLLNNEPFEIAQDILEFRNREKKTDPKTAEVEWKYIQQEPEVNKERYAWEVNNLTGASVLMIEPFPTVENAPQIKPERRILLKTLIGQIYSTMRTQLRFKQENLQQAVNQNLISKYIIAPTRIDGKRKIVGSLAIACGSLGGFGGFLTKQYRTHDFQLGRLNCQKFLREHFRIDADTDNLIFVAGYSDPAARKTFAFESQGKCYLPIIPDIDPEHLEKAVSDDRSNPITPLDEPIPVYPARTVTELRKLLGRSRTALKTRLFAILKANGAFANPWIGLGVRLFKSKIMGALADQVEEIVIEDLYDHDLLKKNIIRLTKELLKNRPAVGTTDAD from the coding sequence ATGGCCTCTACCGAAAATCGTCCTTTTTACCTCGGTCTGTGTATGGCTGGGGCAATCTCTGCCGGAGCCTATACCGCCGGAGTCATGGATTACCTCATAGAAGCGCTCGACCGTTGGGAACAGGCCCGAAATTCAAAAGTTCATGACCCGCGCATCCCCAAACATCGGGTTATACTAGATAGCATGACCGGGGCTTCGGCAGGAGGAATGACAGCAGCCATTGCGGCAGCTGCCCTCCACGATCACATTGATCCTGTAAACCAGAAAAATGGAGGCTACCTGAACTTTAAAGGGAAGAATAAGCTCTATCAGGCCTGGGTTGACCTGTTGGCCGATGAGATGTTACCCATCATGCTCGATGACGACGATCTGCCTGAACATGGAGCTGCTTCGGTACTGAACTCTAACTTCATCGACCAGATCGCGCAGGATATGCTTGAGGTTAAAGAGCCGTTTCCACCCCGGACGTACGTTGCTGAAAACCTGGAAATATGCATATCTATGAGTAATCTGACTGGGTTTCAGGAGGTCATTAAGTTCGACAATGATTCCGAAACACACCGGACTATCTCCGACCCCGAACATGAAGTTGATGGCCGGTATATTAGTCTTAATCACCGGGATTTCGGTCACTTTATTGTTAGTAAACAGGAGAATAAAGATGGCATCATACCCATTCAATTCGGCGATGAATCGAACGATGGATTACGAACCTTACGAGACTGTGCTATGGCTACCGGAGCATTTCCGATTGGATTACGATGGCGGCCCGTTTACCGGGAAGGAAAGTATTTACGACTGAATCGATTTATAAACTATCGAGCCCCTAAAGCTATTTTCGGCCTGGAAGATGACAAAGTGTATGCCAGTGTTAACGTAGATGGCGGACTCCTGAACAACGAACCTTTTGAGATAGCTCAGGATATTCTGGAATTTCGTAATCGGGAAAAGAAAACCGACCCCAAAACAGCAGAGGTCGAATGGAAATACATCCAGCAGGAACCTGAAGTGAATAAGGAGAGGTATGCCTGGGAAGTGAATAACTTGACCGGCGCTTCTGTTCTGATGATTGAACCATTTCCGACGGTGGAGAATGCCCCACAAATTAAGCCAGAACGGAGGATACTGCTAAAAACCCTAATCGGGCAGATTTATTCGACTATGCGAACTCAGCTTCGATTTAAGCAGGAGAATTTACAGCAGGCGGTTAACCAGAATCTGATTAGTAAGTATATAATAGCGCCCACTCGAATAGATGGGAAACGGAAAATTGTTGGCTCATTGGCTATTGCCTGTGGCTCACTGGGTGGCTTTGGCGGGTTTCTGACCAAGCAGTATCGAACTCACGATTTTCAGTTGGGACGGCTCAACTGCCAGAAATTCCTTCGGGAACATTTTCGGATTGATGCCGACACCGATAACCTGATCTTCGTAGCAGGTTACAGCGATCCAGCAGCCCGGAAAACATTTGCGTTTGAGAGTCAGGGCAAGTGCTACCTGCCTATTATCCCAGATATTGACCCGGAACACCTTGAAAAAGCTGTTTCTGACGATCGTTCGAACCCAATTACTCCCTTAGACGAGCCTATTCCAGTTTATCCAGCCCGAACGGTAACGGAGCTACGTAAACTATTGGGACGTTCCCGCACCGCATTGAAGACCCGATTATTCGCCATCCTGAAAGCCAATGGTGCGTTTGCTAATCCCTGGATAGGGTTAGGGGTCCGATTATTCAAGTCGAAAATAATGGGAGCGCTGGCCGACCAGGTGGAAGAAATTGTGATTGAGGATTTATACGATCATGACCTGCTCAAAAAGAACATTATCCGGTTGACGAAGGAATTGCTGAAGAATCGTCCGGCTGTTGGAACGACCGATGCTGATTAA
- the porT gene encoding type IX secretion/gliding motility protein PorT/SprT, which translates to MDTAHLRRCVNLHRPQTGLGPLNRCIRLSARFSVVLLIGILGYHQANGQSYKYVRKHLERYDDKTIHYGFFFAAPVTRFSVGYSPTFLSADSAYRIYSPNKPAFRVGLSINAYLNDRFDLRLIPSVSLFSREVHYDYPGGTSKTETRESTWIDFPLLLKYKSERRNNTRMYLLAGGTFSIESNVRRKELQGASKLSTGTMDFAIEYGIGLEQYFEFFKFAPELRFSHGLVNLYNPSTNSAGIGINKLTSHSVTLYLNFE; encoded by the coding sequence ATGGATACCGCTCACCTTCGGCGTTGCGTCAATTTACATAGGCCACAAACTGGCTTAGGGCCGCTCAATCGTTGCATTCGATTATCGGCACGGTTTAGCGTTGTTTTGCTCATTGGTATACTGGGGTATCATCAGGCAAACGGACAGTCGTACAAATACGTCCGGAAGCACCTCGAACGTTACGACGACAAAACAATTCATTACGGGTTTTTCTTTGCGGCTCCTGTCACACGGTTCAGTGTTGGCTATAGTCCAACATTTTTATCGGCCGATTCGGCTTATCGCATTTATTCGCCCAATAAGCCTGCTTTTCGGGTTGGTTTATCGATCAATGCCTATCTGAACGATCGTTTCGATTTACGATTGATCCCTTCGGTATCGCTTTTCAGTCGGGAAGTACATTACGACTACCCAGGCGGAACGTCAAAAACCGAAACGCGCGAATCAACCTGGATTGATTTCCCCCTTTTGCTCAAGTACAAATCCGAGCGACGGAACAATACGCGCATGTATTTGCTGGCGGGTGGTACGTTCAGCATTGAAAGTAATGTGCGTCGGAAGGAGCTTCAGGGGGCCAGTAAGCTTAGTACGGGTACAATGGACTTTGCCATCGAGTATGGTATTGGTCTGGAGCAATATTTCGAGTTCTTTAAATTCGCTCCCGAATTGCGCTTTTCTCACGGTCTTGTCAATCTTTACAACCCAAGCACGAACTCGGCGGGCATTGGGATCAACAAGCTGACAAGCCATTCGGTAACGTTATATTTAAATTTCGAGTAA